A single Metarhizium brunneum chromosome 5, complete sequence DNA region contains:
- the FAAH gene encoding Fatty acid amide hydrolase, producing MVSPNDFVNYPKPVEGPETKYAPPPAKNPVLRGYSLVAASALSGILQRFFWNNAGFGQVKNLSVLDGVPHTFDPCVTPLGETGPVLEFEPALLEAKHVHPKAKYYSIKDYHELYKSGRATPLDVAKALLPLTKPGNDNKTRYEDAWANNHGNDELVFESARASTERWAAGKPLGILDGVPIGVKDDVNVKGYVNHNGMKYNADSPFFKRQEKSAWCVQALQDAGAVVLGKNRMHELGSDTCGLNVAQGSPTNHLNTEYYPGGSSSGPASAVCAGVVPFSVATDAGGSIRIPASFNGLYGLKTSHHRTGYMGSTMCITGPIAANVADLTIAYRLMSQPNPDDGIQGVFGRSTPPPPSAKRVMGVYREWLNAADPEVIEHCNKALDYFAKERGYEIVDISLPHLADAQLAHGMICITEMAEAARRRTVNPADWLSLVGSVNRLLMTVGQQTPAADFLKFNTMRTVLMRHFAFLFRKYPGILIMSPTTPLNGWPKHPGDEALGMNDANTTFRNMMYIFLANMTGTPSVSVPVGYAAPKQGEGKIPVGLMATGEWGSEEQLLAFAGEAEEYLHGIYEEGRRRPSAWLDVMALVEGDADSEKVDANGNGRSDHILS from the exons ATGGTATCACCGAACGACTTTGTCAACTACCCCAAGCCTGTGGAAGGCCCAGAGACCAAATATGCGCCGCCTCCGGCCAAGAATCCAGTTTTGCGCGGATATTCGCTTGTCGCTGCGAGCGCTCT GTCAGGAATTCTGCAGCGATTCTTCTGGAATAATGCTGGATTCGGGCAGGTCAAGAACCTTTCAGTCCTGGATGGCGTTCCGCACACATTTGAC CCCTGCGTGACCCCGTTAGGTGAAACTGGCCCAGTGCTCGAATTTGAGCCTGCTCTTCTAGAAGCCAAACATGTCCATCCCAAAGCGAAGTACTATTCCATCAAAGATTATCATGAACTCTATAAATCCGGCAGAGCAACCCCTCTCGATGTCGCAAAGGCTCTTCTCCCCTTGACCAAACCGGGAAATGACAACAAGACCAGGTATGAAGACGCTTGGGCTAATAACCACGGGAACGACGAACTCGTATTTGAGTCTGCCCGGGCGTCGACAGAACGATGGGCTGCTGGCAAGCCATTGGGTATTCTGGATGGCGTACCAATTGGTGTCAAGGACGATGTGAATGTCAAGGGCTATGTCAACCATAACGGCATGAAGTATAATGCCGATTCGCCCTTCTTCAAGAGACAGGAGAAGTCTGCGTGGTGTGTGCAGGCGCTTCAAGATGCTGGAGCTGTGGTACTCGGCAAGAATCGTATGCATGAACTTGGTTCAG ATACGTGCGGTTTAAAT GTCGCGCAAGGGTCGCCGACTAACCACCTGAATACCGAGTACTATCCCGGCGGGTCTTCCTCCGGGCCAGCTTCCGCCGTCTGCGCCGGTGTGGTACCCTTCTCCGTCGCCACGGATGCCGGCGGTAGTATCCGCATTCCAGCCAGTTTCAACGGCTTATACGGCCTCAAGACGTCCCACCATCGAACGGGGTACATGGGCAGCACCATGTGCATCACAGGCCCCATTGCGGCCAACGTTGCCGATCTTACCATTGCCTATCGACTCATGTCGCAGCCCAACCCCGACGATGGCATCCAAGGTGTATTTGGGCGCTCTACGCCGCCTCCGCCATCTGCCAAGCGTGTCATGGGCGTGTACCGCGAGTGGCTGAACGCGGCTGACCCCGAAGTCATCGAGCACTGCAACAAGGCACTAGACTACTTCGCCAAAGAGCGAGGCTACGAGATTGTCGACATTTCCCTCCCTCACCTTGCCGACGCCCAGCTCGCCCACGGCATGATCTGCATCACTGAAATGGCCGAGGCGGCTCGACGAAGAACAGTCAACCCGGCAGACTGGCTCTCCCTCGTGGGCTCTGTAAACCGGCTGCTCATGACGGTTGGCCAGCAGACGCCGGCAGCCGACTTCCTCAAGTTTAACACCATGCGTACGGTCCTGATGCGCCATTTCGCCTTTCTGTTTCGAAAATACCCCGGCATACTCATCATGTCGCCTACGACTCCCCTCAACGGCTGGCCCAAGCATCCTGGTGACGAAGCACTGGGAATGAATGACGCGAACACGACATTCAGGAACATGATGTACATCTTCTTGGCGAATATGACGGGCACGCCGTCGGTTTCGGTACCCGTGGGGTATGCTGCGCCGAAACAGGGAGAGGGCAAGATTCCCGTCGGATTGATGGCTACGGGTGAATGGGGAAGTGAGGAGCAGCTTTTGGCATTTGCAGGCGAGGCAGAGGAATATTTGCACGGGATTTACGAGGAAGGCAGACGAAGACCCAGTGCATGGCTGGACGTGATGGCATTGGTGGAGGGTGATGCTGACAGTGAGAAGGTTGATGCGAATGGGAATGGGAGATCTGA